The following are encoded together in the Malaya genurostris strain Urasoe2022 chromosome 3, Malgen_1.1, whole genome shotgun sequence genome:
- the LOC131435687 gene encoding ATP synthase subunit e, mitochondrial, translated as MADLAAPVRVSPLIKFGRWSFLIVGVAYGAYHQQRLAKREVGIREIEAQQKAIRDAKLAEEKKRNSEAEAKAIAELSGPSKK; from the exons ATGGCAGACCTTGCTGCACCAGTACGTGTATCTCCACTGATTAAG TTTGGACGCTGGTCCTTCCTAATAGTCGGAGTTGCATATGGTGCCTATCATCAACAGCGCTTGGCTAAGCGAGAAGTCGGAATCCGGGAGATCGAAGCTCAGCAGAAGGCCATTCGAGATGCAAAACTAGCCGAGGAAAAGAAACGTAATTCGGAAG cTGAAGCCAAAGCCATTGCCGAGTTGTCTGGGCCATCGAAGAAGTGA